DNA sequence from the Treponema sp. OMZ 838 genome:
CAAAGCGGGATTTAAAATACTGAGTAAGCTTAGCCGCAGTTGTCGTCTTCCCCACGCCGTTTACCCCCAGCAGCAAATACACGGAGGTTTTATCTTTTTCCGGCGTAAAAGAAGCAACCGGCAAAAAGGGAAGTAAAATATCATATAAAATCTGCAATACCTGTTCTTGTTGTTCAACCTTCCGTTTTTTACATTCCGCACGAAGTAGGTCTTCAATCTCGAATGCAAATTGAGCGCCGATATCGCCTTCTACCAATGTATCGGTGACGCTTTCAAAAAAAGAATCATCCAATCGGGAATGAATGCCGAACAGTTTCTTTAAACCTTCGGAAAAACTTCTTTTAGCCATATTTTTCTCCAGTATATCCGATATTTCTGTTGGGAACTTCCAAAAACCGAAATTTTTTAGAGGTTCGCCTTAAACCTGCTATAACTTACGAGCCTCTTTTGGAATACTCTGATCGGCAGCATATAGATACAGCCCAAGCTGTACCACATAGTTAATACCTAAACCGATTGTTATTCCCTGCATCACCGCAGAACTGATAAACAGTGCACGATATTTACTCTGCACTGCCGCATCACTCCCCAAACGGGAATCCGCGGCGGCTGAAGCCATATCTGCAGTAAGTCCCTGTAAAATCATAAAGATAGGGAGCGACACATAAAAGGCGCCGAGCGACCAGTACAGAACATTCCGCCGCCGGTCAATCAAGGTCTTGGTCTTTTCTTTATTGAGCATCGCTTGCAACTGATAGGTTGTCTGCCCTGGCTGCATAAAATCATGAGGTCGAAGTACAATGTAGGTTTTTACATCTTTATATGAAAAACTGATAGCTGTATTTTTACCTGCCGGAACATCGGTCTGAAACGGCGTACCGGCAAAATACTGCGTATGCAAAAAGACATCCGCATCGGGTTTTATAAACTGAAACCCGACGGAAATAAGGTTTTCTTTTTTTAATTTTATGTTCAGCAAATAATTTTGCCCTGCTTGAACCTCGATAGTCTTACCGGCTGAATCGTAACCGGCAGCAAGCACTTCAAGCCGATGACTGCCTTCATACATATAAAGAGACTTTTTTCCTGCTTCGAGCGGTTCGCTGTCCACATACACTTCCGCATCTTCCGGTTCGACTGTCAGCAAAACCTTTGCAGGCTGAGAATTTTTTACCGCCGTCATAATTTGCGCCGCTAATGAACGGGCAATTGTTTCGATTGATTGATACGGTCCCGCTTCGCTGAACCGGTAATCGGGCATACCCGGCAAACCGGTTGTCAATACAACAGACACATACATATACCCCGACAAATCCTGTATCGACCCGTCAATAACTGCGGAGATATTTTCGCTCTTCAACGCTTGCGAAATATTCGTATATTCGGGGAGCTCAAATACCTGTTGACCATCCTTCCATATCATAACAGGGAGTGTTTCCGCGGTAAAAGAAGTATCATTCAGTAATTTGTCGATTTTCTCTTGAGCTTTTTGAATATCCGCTTCCTTTGCGGTTATTTTCTTGTTGAACGCAGCGGTCTGCTTCAGCTTCTCTTTTTCGGACATTACCGCAAGATACAGCGAATCACGTTCTGCAATTAATGATGCCCGTTCGCGGATAAGTGCAAGTTTTTTCGCAGCATAATCTATGAGCTGCCGCGCTCTTTTTTCTTCGGGGGTTACAAGTCTGCTTGCAGGTACAGCGCAAAAAAGGTTGAGCATGGCGGGTAATGCGGTCGAGTACGATGCATATAATTCAGGCACATCGGTAAGTGTAAACTTTGATGCCGTAATTGACCATGTAGGAATCTCACCTTTTGTTTGAGCAATACCGCATAATGCAGTTACCGCCGCAATCAGAGCAACGAACAGCCGTTTTATTTTCATTCAGGACTGTCCTCATACATCAGCTGATTTGCCCATTGTTTTTTCAAAAAGTCTTCGATAAAGCCGTCTATATCACCGTCCATAACGGCTTGAATATTGCCTGTTTCATGTTTGGTACGGTGATCTTTTACCATTGTATAGGGCTGAAAGATATACGATCTGATTTGATTTCCCCACGAAATGCCTTTTTTTTCAGCAGCGAATTTCGCGTTCTCTTTTTCTTTTTCGTTGCGGTAGTATTCGTACAGCCGCGCTTTAAGCATACTCATCGCCGTTGCCCGATTGGAGATTTGGCTTCGCTCGTTTTGGCACGCTACGACAATGCCGGTAGGCAGGTGCGTCAACCGTACTGCCGAGTCGGTTTTATTGACGTGCTGTCCTCCGGCCCCTCCTGCACGATAGGTATCTACCCGTAAATCTTCCGGTCTGATATTTACCTCGATGGTATCATCCAACACAGGGAATACATACACGGAAGAAAAAGAGGTATGCCTGCGGGCGTTCGCATCAAACGGGCTAATCCGGATAAGCCGGTGTACGCCGGTTTCCGCCTTTAAGAAACCGTAAACATAGTCGCCGCTTATCTGTAGGGTGATAGACTTTAAGCCCTCATCGGCTTCCAGCTCATCAAGTGTTTCAACGGTAAAGCCGCGGCGCTCCGCCCAGCGGAGATACATACGGGTTAACATCCGTGCCCAATCGCATGCCTCGGTACCGCCTGCTCCTGCATGAACAGTCAAAAAGGCATCGCTGCCGTCAACCTCGTCGGAAAGAAGTGCCAGTGTATTGAGCTTTTCAAACCGTTCTTGAAGGTTTGTGAGCGACATATCGATTTCTTGAATGGAATCTGCATTATCATCCTCTCCGGCTTCTTGGGTGAGTTCATAGAGTGTTTGCAGATCTTCGATATCGGCAATGAGCTTTTCCCACGGCTCGATACGGTTTTTCAGTTTTTTAATTTCCGACAAGAGTTTTTCGGCACTTTTAGGATCGTTCCAAAAACCTTCTTGCCCCGCGACAACTTCTTTTTCCGCAATCCGTTTTTTTACCGCTTCGGAGTCAAAGACGCCTCCAGATTTCATCGACATCGGCCTTAAGTGCTGCAATCTGCGGTTTATATTCTTCCAATAACATGATCATCTCCTATCATATCCTATCATATCCTATAAAAACTTTTAGACTTTCTTAGGCGGACGGATTAAGAGTTTCCGCCACTTCTTTTTAGCAAGCGTGGAAATCGCCAATACCCCTTCGACAGGATACTGATATATGCGAATAACATCATAATAATCGGTTACCCGATCAATTTCGCGTTTAAGAGCAACCAATTGTTTCTCATTAACCGTAGAGGACTCCCAACACGCCCGCTGCATCCGTTCAAATCCATAAAAAGTTAACAATTCCGAAAGATGGGCAGCAGATTCCTCTCCGCCCGGATCTATCATTACCGATACAAACATATTAACGTATAGAATATAACAAACCGGCTTCTATTGTCAAAGGGCTTGCACCAAGAAGTCAGGGTAAACACATCAGGTCGGATGTTTAACACCCCGCGGAAAAATTGAGACTATTCGACCAGAGTTGAACCTCTTCGCGGTTCAAATGGTCTCACAGTCTCAATTTTTCCGCGGTTTTTATCTACTCTACCTGATGTGTTTACCCATTTACTGGAAAAATGTGCGAAATTTTAAACAAAATTTCGCACAGAAGGAAGGCAACCGCTAAAAATATTTTTAATACGGTTGCCCTGCACACCCCCGCAGTCGGCGGTTTTTGAGGGCTTTTTCGGCGGTAACGGCAAAGCGTAAGAGATTTTCAATAAGTGCAGGTAATAGAGAAGCAAACCGGCGGCAGGCACTGACAATATCGCGCCGCCGGCGGGTACGTGCATCGTAAGCATAGTTCAGTTGAGCCCACACCTCAAACACACGGGGAACGCACATCAATGTGATGGTAAAGAGCGTCGAAAAAGCACCGGTGTATTTCTTTCTGCAAAAGAAGCGTTCGATTTTTTCGCAGAGTACAAAAAACTCCAGCTTTGAAGTAGTTTCGTAAAATATCGAGGCGGTAAATAAGATAAGCACGAGCTTTTGCATAAACAACAGCGTTTCCGCCGTCATGGTTTTAAGCATATCTGCCGTCAGCGGCACACCGATTATCTTGATAAAAAAAATACAAAGTGCATAGATACCTAAAAACCGGCAATTTCTTTTTACCGTTAACCATGAAAGCTTTGCAGCAACGCTGACCAATACAAGAAAGAGTGCATAGACCGCCAGCAGCATTTGAGGTGCGCCGTATAAGACGAAGGAAGAAAGGCATAATACGCAGAATTTTACCCCTGCCGGCAGGCGGTGAATCATCGTATTTCGAGCCGTATATTGAAATAAAAAGTTATTTTTATCGACGGTCATCGGCCTTCCATACAAGGTCGGAAAATACACGGTATGAGCAGAGCGGATTCCGTATGCCGTATTGTTCAAGAATACCGCTCTGGAGTGCAGGCTCAGGTTCCGCGTTATAAACAAGATATCCCTTGTGCAAGATGATAAGCCGGTTCGCAAGTGCAAGCACTTTTTCCAGCTCATGGGTAAGTACCATAACCGTTTTCCCGTCACGCTGCAGCTGCTCTATCATTGCCGTTACCTGCACCACTCCTGCAAAATCGAGATTGGCAAAAGGTTCGTCAAAGATGATAACATCGGCTTCCATCATCAGGATACCGGCAACTGCAAGCCGCCGCTTCTCGCCCCCTGACAAACTGCGTGCGGGCGAGCGGCGCTTTTCGTACAAGCCCATCTGCCTCAGAACCGCTTCCAACCGCTGTGCAATGACCTCTTTCGGCAGCTTACTGTCCCGCATACCGAAAAGCGCATCTTCCTCGACGGTATCGCCGAGGATTTGAGCGTCGGCTTCCTGAAACACCAGTCCGATACGCAACTCACCGCCGTCTTTCCTGCTGCTGACTATCGAACCGGAGGAAGGAGTTTCCAATCCGGCAATAAGCGTCATCAGTACGGTTTTACCGGATCCGTTCGGCCCCGATACGACAACACAATCACCGTCATATACCGAGAAAGATATACCGTTCAGCACCGGACGTTCGGCACCGGTAAAAGATTTAGCTACATCGGTGAGCTTGAATAATTCATAGCGTTCTGAGGAAGACATCATCAGTATAATAGTCGGAGCATTGATAGAGGCTGGGTTATTCCGTATAGCGCCGTATAATCGGACGCAATTTGAGCGTAATCGGAACGGCAACAACCAGCTTAATCAGATCGGGCAGGATAAACGGCACAAACCCTTTCAGAAACGTATGCTGCCAGCTGAGATTCAGAACGTGCTTAAACCACAGAAGACCGAATACGTAGATAGACAAAAAGCTTAAAAGCCCTGCAACCGCAATGATACCGCAGGCGAGCGGCCACCGCTGTTCTTCCCTATAGAGCTTCATAATAAAACCGCCGACAACAGCCGCGGCAAGGTACCCGACTAAAAAGCCGCCGGTCGGACCCGCAAATACGGCAAAGCCTCCGTTGCCGCCCGAAAAAACAGGCAGACCGACGGCTCCGGCAACCAGAAAGAGCAGCACCGAAAGACTGCCGAACAGCGGCCCCAACAGCAAGCCGGCAAGCACTGCAAGCGCATTTTGCAGCACAATGGGAATCGGCCCGACGGGAATGGACATCATCCATCCCGCACAAATCAACGCGGCAAAAACCGCAGAAATAATACTTTTACGCATAGCGTATAACTCCTACTCAAAGATTACTTACAGTTTCGGCGGAATCAGTTTCCAGCTGCCGTTAATATTTTCCAAACCGTAGACAAGCAGCGAAACATTTGCCTGTTTCATAATAACATCGACCCGTGTCGGGGAAACGAACTTGATATCGTCTACCCGTACATTCTGACGAGAAGGTACAAAAACATACATAAAGTAATCACGCAGCGAT
Encoded proteins:
- the prfB gene encoding peptide chain release factor 2 (programmed frameshift); the protein is MLLEEYKPQIAALKADVDEIWRRLDSEAVKKRIAEKEVVAGQEGFWNDPKSAEKLLSEIKKLKNRIEPWEKLIADIEDLQTLYELTQEAGEDDNADSIQEIDMSLTNLQERFEKLNTLALLSDEVDGSDAFLTVHAGAGGTEACDWARMLTRMYLRWAERRGFTVETLDELEADEGLKSITLQISGDYVYGFLKAETGVHRLIRISPFDANARRHTSFSSVYVFPVLDDTIEVNIRPEDLRVDTYRAGGAGGQHVNKTDSAVRLTHLPTGIVVACQNERSQISNRATAMSMLKARLYEYYRNEKEKENAKFAAEKKGISWGNQIRSYIFQPYTMVKDHRTKHETGNIQAVMDGDIDGFIEDFLKKQWANQLMYEDSPE
- the cas2 gene encoding CRISPR-associated endonuclease Cas2 — translated: MFVSVMIDPGGEESAAHLSELLTFYGFERMQRACWESSTVNEKQLVALKREIDRVTDYYDVIRIYQYPVEGVLAISTLAKKKWRKLLIRPPKKV
- a CDS encoding biotin transporter BioY, whose product is MRKSIISAVFAALICAGWMMSIPVGPIPIVLQNALAVLAGLLLGPLFGSLSVLLFLVAGAVGLPVFSGGNGGFAVFAGPTGGFLVGYLAAAVVGGFIMKLYREEQRWPLACGIIAVAGLLSFLSIYVFGLLWFKHVLNLSWQHTFLKGFVPFILPDLIKLVVAVPITLKLRPIIRRYTE
- a CDS encoding PEGA domain-containing protein — protein: MKIKRLFVALIAAVTALCGIAQTKGEIPTWSITASKFTLTDVPELYASYSTALPAMLNLFCAVPASRLVTPEEKRARQLIDYAAKKLALIRERASLIAERDSLYLAVMSEKEKLKQTAAFNKKITAKEADIQKAQEKIDKLLNDTSFTAETLPVMIWKDGQQVFELPEYTNISQALKSENISAVIDGSIQDLSGYMYVSVVLTTGLPGMPDYRFSEAGPYQSIETIARSLAAQIMTAVKNSQPAKVLLTVEPEDAEVYVDSEPLEAGKKSLYMYEGSHRLEVLAAGYDSAGKTIEVQAGQNYLLNIKLKKENLISVGFQFIKPDADVFLHTQYFAGTPFQTDVPAGKNTAISFSYKDVKTYIVLRPHDFMQPGQTTYQLQAMLNKEKTKTLIDRRRNVLYWSLGAFYVSLPIFMILQGLTADMASAAADSRLGSDAAVQSKYRALFISSAVMQGITIGLGINYVVQLGLYLYAADQSIPKEARKL
- a CDS encoding ABC transporter ATP-binding protein, with the translated sequence MMSSSERYELFKLTDVAKSFTGAERPVLNGISFSVYDGDCVVVSGPNGSGKTVLMTLIAGLETPSSGSIVSSRKDGGELRIGLVFQEADAQILGDTVEEDALFGMRDSKLPKEVIAQRLEAVLRQMGLYEKRRSPARSLSGGEKRRLAVAGILMMEADVIIFDEPFANLDFAGVVQVTAMIEQLQRDGKTVMVLTHELEKVLALANRLIILHKGYLVYNAEPEPALQSGILEQYGIRNPLCSYRVFSDLVWKADDRR